CTGCAGAAAATGAAACGACTAGCCGGTTTGGCCCAGAAGTTGCTACTGATTTGTAAGGGCGAGCATACTCCCCTACTAGATCCGACATATCTGACAGAACTCGGTCCCAGATATTCTTCGCAGTCGAATCGGTTAACGCGATCCCACCCTTTGTTTTTGGGGCTTCGGCGGGCTCTTCTTGCCGCGAGTGCATTTCCGCCGGCGGCGCCTCCTCGGTCGCCACTGCCAATACTGCGGGAGCAGGCGTACTGGCCGGAACTTCGCTGACGGTCGGCTCAGCTGGTCGCTGGGCGACCACTCCAGCGGCCGAATTTGCCGTGGTCGGCAACGCGGGACTAGCCGCGGCGACCTGAATTGCCGGCCGAGCCGGCACCGGCTTTCCCGAGCGGATGGTCTCCACCAGATCGGCGACGCTCTGCAGATCTTCGAGCTGGCAGACCCGCACCAGCGCCATCTCGGCCAAAATCCGGGCATGGGCCGAACGCTGCATCCGGACCAGGGCGTCATCCAGAATCTGCACCGCCGCCATGACATTTGCCAGGCCGTAGCTATTGGCGACGGCGGTCTCTTGCTTGGCATCGGCTGGCAAGACCGTTTGCAAAATCGATGCGTCGGCGCCAACCGCCAGGGTCATCATGTCGCGGAAATAGCCGAGCAATTGTTCGATCAGCTGGCCGGGGTCGATCCCGCGGGTCAAAGCGTGATCAAATTGCCCCAGCACGGCGGCGCCATCGCGGGCAGCCAGGCCGTTCATAATGACGGCGATCTGCTCGCTGCCGGCTGCCCCCAGCATTTGATTGACATCGGCAACGGTGATCTCTTTTCCGCCAAAGGCGAGCAACTGTTCGAGCAGCGACTGACTGTCGCGCATCGAGCCGTTCGCTTTGCGGGCCAACAGTCGCAGCGCTTCTTGCTCGGCTTTGACCCCTTCGTTCTGGACGATGTACGCCAAGCGGCCGACGATTTCGTCCATCCGAATGCCGCCGAAGTCGAACCGCTGGCAGCGAGACAGGACGGTGATCGGGATCTTCTCGGGATCAGTCGTGCAGAAGATGAACTTCACATGCTCGGGCGGTTCTTCCAAGGTCTTCAACAGGGCGTTGAAGGCCTCTTTGGTGAACATGTGAACTTCGTC
The genomic region above belongs to Blastopirellula retiformator and contains:
- the dnaX gene encoding DNA polymerase III subunit gamma/tau, giving the protein MTEEGIENPEPSGAHDQYVVVARRYRPQSFEELVGQHQVAQALKNAIERGRVGHAYLFTGARGVGKTSSARILAKALNCKKGPTATPCNECDICRSVTVGEDVDVLEIDGASNRGIEEIRQLRSNVNIRPSRSRFKIYIIDEVHMFTKEAFNALLKTLEEPPEHVKFIFCTTDPEKIPITVLSRCQRFDFGGIRMDEIVGRLAYIVQNEGVKAEQEALRLLARKANGSMRDSQSLLEQLLAFGGKEITVADVNQMLGAAGSEQIAVIMNGLAARDGAAVLGQFDHALTRGIDPGQLIEQLLGYFRDMMTLAVGADASILQTVLPADAKQETAVANSYGLANVMAAVQILDDALVRMQRSAHARILAEMALVRVCQLEDLQSVADLVETIRSGKPVPARPAIQVAAASPALPTTANSAAGVVAQRPAEPTVSEVPASTPAPAVLAVATEEAPPAEMHSRQEEPAEAPKTKGGIALTDSTAKNIWDRVLSDMSDLVGEYARPYKSVATSGPNRLVVSFSAAYNTQVEFLRRPAAKSRLEGLLTDVVGDTVVLEFRVLDDVPVAAAKEPPKRSGPSSGQMIRKVQQNQLVQQAIEMFGAEVTSVRAPESGGS